In the genome of Deltaproteobacteria bacterium, the window CGCGCGGCACGTGATCCACACCGTGGGGCCGGTGTACGGCAGCGGCGGCCCGGACAAGGCGGAGAAGCTGGCCTGCTGCTACCGCAACTCCCTGCGGATCGCCGCGGACGAGAGACTGGCAACGGTGGCCTTTCCGGCCATCTCCACCGGCATCTACGGCTATCCCATGGACGAGGCGGCCGCGGTGTCCTCCCGGGCCATCCAGGACGCCCTGGGTTCCTGCCCTTCCATCCGGGAAGTCCGGCTGGTGTTCTTTCTGCCCGCGGACGCGGAGGTATTCGTGCGGCACCAGATCTTCGGCGCGGGTGATACCTGATGCATCGAGACGGCGGCCTTCGACTTCGCTCCGCTGACGCTCCGCTACGCTCAGGACGAACGGAAAGAAGAAACCGTTCGTCCTGAGCGTAGCGGAGCGAAGTCGAAGGACGTTTCAAGTAAACAAACGGAGACTCGAGACCATGAAGATCAGCGCCATCAAGACCCGGCGGCTCTCGAACATTCCCCTGGACCTGCCCTTCCACGAGCGCCGGACCGCCTCTGTCGACCTGTTGTGGGTGGAGACCGACCAAGGACTGGTCGGCACGGCCGAGATCGGTCACGGCCCGGGGGCCGCCATCCTGCGGTTCATCGAGGCGGACCTCACGCCTTTCCTCGTCGGCCGCGATCCCCTTGAGAACGAGCGCCTCATGCACGAGATGCGCTGGCGCTTCAACCCGCGCGCCGAGCCCGGCGTGTGGAACCCGGCGGTGAGCGCCGTGGACGTGGCGCTTTGGGACATCAAGGGCAAACTCTACGATCAACCCGTGTGGCGCCTGCTGGGAGGGGCGCAACTGTCGGTCCCCAGCTACTTCACCTTCGGTCTCAGGAGCTACGGCCGGGAAGCGCTGGTGGAAGCGGCGCGGCACTGGGTGGAACGCGGCCACAAGCGCCTCAAGCTGATGGTGGGACGCCTCAACATGCGCGGCGAGATCGACATGCGCGGCGCCAGCGGCGCCCACCGGGAGGATGACCCGGCGGAGGACGAGCGCCGGGTGCGGGCGGTGCGGGAAGCGGTGGGGGACGAGGTGGAGCTCATGGTGGACGCCGCCTGCCTGCTGCGCTACGACGCGGCGCTGCGCTGGTGCAAGCGGCTGGAGCCCTACAACCTCATGTGGTTCGAGGAGCCCCTCCTGCGGAACGATCCCGAGCGCTTGGCGGCGCTCCGGCGCCAGACCTCCATCCCCATCGCCGCCGGGCAATGGGAGGACTTCCACGGCCTGGCCGGGCTGGCGCGGGCCGGCGCGGTGGACTTCCTGAACATCCAGGTGGGCTCCGTCGGCGGATTCACCATGGGCATGAAGGCGGCGGCGGTGGCGCAGGCCTTCGACCTGCCCATCGGCAACGGCGCCTACTACGACATGAACCTTCACGCCGCCGTGCCCAACGGCTGGCGCACCGAGTTCCACGTCAACGACTGGCACATGGCCAAGACCCTCTACAAGGACCCGCCCGCCCCGGAGGATGGCTGGGTGACGCTGCCGGAAACCCCCG includes:
- a CDS encoding mandelate racemase/muconate lactonizing enzyme family protein; protein product: MKISAIKTRRLSNIPLDLPFHERRTASVDLLWVETDQGLVGTAEIGHGPGAAILRFIEADLTPFLVGRDPLENERLMHEMRWRFNPRAEPGVWNPAVSAVDVALWDIKGKLYDQPVWRLLGGAQLSVPSYFTFGLRSYGREALVEAARHWVERGHKRLKLMVGRLNMRGEIDMRGASGAHREDDPAEDERRVRAVREAVGDEVELMVDAACLLRYDAALRWCKRLEPYNLMWFEEPLLRNDPERLAALRRQTSIPIAAGQWEDFHGLAGLARAGAVDFLNIQVGSVGGFTMGMKAAAVAQAFDLPIGNGAYYDMNLHAAVPNGWRTEFHVNDWHMAKTLYKDPPAPEDGWVTLPETPGHGMVLDEDAVREYARD
- a CDS encoding O-acetyl-ADP-ribose deacetylase; protein product: MTDFPSFLGGRVTVKVGDITREAVDAVVNAANGTLMGGGGVDGAIHRAGGPAILEECRGIRATRYQDGLPTGGAVLTTAGRMPARHVIHTVGPVYGSGGPDKAEKLACCYRNSLRIAADERLATVAFPAISTGIYGYPMDEAAAVSSRAIQDALGSCPSIREVRLVFFLPADAEVFVRHQIFGAGDT